The Magnetococcales bacterium genome segment ACGAAAAGCTGGGAGAAATCAAAGACATCAAGGCCAAAAAAGAGGCCGTCCAGGCGCTTCTGGATACCATCGAGCGCCTGCAACAGGCCCGTTTTCTCCAGGTCCACGTTTTGGATGAGCTGAGCCGCGCCATTCCCCCCAAGGTATGGCTGATGCGCCTGACCACCAGAGAACAGCTCCTGGAGTTGACCGGCAAGGCCCAATCCAACGCCATGGTGGCGGACTTTATGAACAACCTGAACGCCTCACCCTATTTTTCCCAGGTCAAGCTCAGCAAAATTTTGAGTGATACGGAAGGGGAGCACAAGGTCAAGCGGTTCATCCTGAAAGCGGAAATCACTCCCCCGGCAGCCGCCAAGGATGCCGACGCCAAGGATGAGGAGAAATAGCCGTGGAACTGGGTTTTGATCCCATCGTCATCCTGCGTCTGAAGCTGATCGAAAAGATCGGTATCGGCATCGGCGTGATTATCGCCATTGCTGCCGGCTACTGGTATTTCCTCTATCAGGGACATCAGGAAGCTCTGGACAAGCTCAACACGGAGCTTAAGGAGCAGGAGCTTAAAATCAACACCAAAAAACGGATGTTGACCAAACTCCCGGAGCTGCGCAAAGAGCTGGAAGATCTCAAGGAAAAGGAAATCATCGCCCTTCGGGAGCTGCCCACCACCAACGAAATCCCTGCTCTTCTGACCAACATTTCCCACGCTGGTCACGCCCAGGGTCTGGAATTTCAGCTCTTCGCACCCCGCAAGGAGGAAGAGCGGGATTTTTATGCTGAAGTACCGGTGGATCTGAAATTTATCGGCTCCTACCACGACTCGGCGCTCTTCATGAATCAAGTCGCGCAGCTGCCTCGCATCGTCAACGTCTCCGATATCTCCATGATACCCGGTGGGGGCACCGCTTCCAGCAACCTGACCACCGTGGCCAAGGCCACCACCTACCGTTATCTGGAGCCGGAACTGGAGACAGAGGGTGAAAAGGGCAAGGACAAGAAGGGCAAGAGGCCAAAGAAATGATCAAGCCCCTTTCCACAGCCGGAACACTCCTTGCCGCCTGTCTGATCACCCCGATGCTGGCTGACACGGCCCACGCCCAGATCGACATCACGACACCCGTGGTGGAAAATCTGGACGCGGGTAAAAAAGCCGCAGCTCAACTGGCCCAAAAAAATCCCGGCCTGGCAGCCACGGATCCCGATCAGGCCCCTGGGGGTTCTCTCGAAGAGATGCCTGCCAGAGAGGCAATGGCTCAAAATCCGACTGCCGACCAAGCCCCCCGGAGAGCCCCTTCGGCTGAAGGCAGCCAACCGATGATGGAAGCGGCCACTGAACAGGCCGTCGACCCCCTTAGTTTCAGCGTCAAAGTGGCCCCAAAAGAGGTCTTCATCTATCGCCCGGAAGGCAAGCGGGATCCCTTTGACAATCCTTTCAAGGGGGTGGCGCCCGTCGAGGACGAAACCACCATTAAAATCAACCGGCCCAAGCGGATCAAAGAGCCTCTGGAAGCTTTCCAGCTGGACAGTCTGCATCTGGTTGCCATTCTTTTCAATATCGAAGGACAGGAACCCGTTGCCATGATTCAAGACACCACCGGCAAGGGCCATTTGGTTAAAACGGGTCACTATCTCGGGGTCAACGAAGGGCGGATCATCACCATTGAAGATGGCGCCGTTCTGATCGTCGAACCAACACCCACTCAACTTGACCCCAAAGCAACCCGCACCACCACGTTGCGGTTGCATGGAGAGGAAAACGAATAATGTCCAAGGGATTATCATTGGCCATTCTTCTGGCTTGTACCGTAGGGCTTTCCGGCTGTGCCGAATGGCCCAATCCACTGGCTTCCTCCAGCGATCAGGCCCCCGCGGCCAGCGCAGCGGAAACCAATGCCGCATCAGAGGCGACCACCACCGAAGCCAGCGCCAAAAAGGCTGCTTCAGCCGCAGCCGATACCGAGATGGATGTCCCGCGCATCTCCCGGATCGAAGCGGTGGAGAGCGGTCAGGGTTCCCGGATTTCGATTTTTGGGGCCACGCCGGACAAATATCAGGTCTATCAGCTGGACAATCCCCCCCGTCTGCTCCTGACCCTGCCGGGCATGGAGATGGATCCCACGGTCCAGCCCCTCACGGTGGAT includes the following:
- a CDS encoding PilN domain-containing protein is translated as MIKINLLPYRDARRQKVMQGILIFWFLMAAAGAGAAYGVDYTINQEIDAKKQIRKKNDHQIDKLNEKLGEIKDIKAKKEAVQALLDTIERLQQARFLQVHVLDELSRAIPPKVWLMRLTTREQLLELTGKAQSNAMVADFMNNLNASPYFSQVKLSKILSDTEGEHKVKRFILKAEITPPAAAKDADAKDEEK
- a CDS encoding type 4a pilus biogenesis protein PilO, producing the protein MELGFDPIVILRLKLIEKIGIGIGVIIAIAAGYWYFLYQGHQEALDKLNTELKEQELKINTKKRMLTKLPELRKELEDLKEKEIIALRELPTTNEIPALLTNISHAGHAQGLEFQLFAPRKEEERDFYAEVPVDLKFIGSYHDSALFMNQVAQLPRIVNVSDISMIPGGGTASSNLTTVAKATTYRYLEPELETEGEKGKDKKGKRPKK
- a CDS encoding pilus assembly protein PilP, coding for MIKPLSTAGTLLAACLITPMLADTAHAQIDITTPVVENLDAGKKAAAQLAQKNPGLAATDPDQAPGGSLEEMPAREAMAQNPTADQAPRRAPSAEGSQPMMEAATEQAVDPLSFSVKVAPKEVFIYRPEGKRDPFDNPFKGVAPVEDETTIKINRPKRIKEPLEAFQLDSLHLVAILFNIEGQEPVAMIQDTTGKGHLVKTGHYLGVNEGRIITIEDGAVLIVEPTPTQLDPKATRTTTLRLHGEENE